A single window of Crassostrea angulata isolate pt1a10 chromosome 8, ASM2561291v2, whole genome shotgun sequence DNA harbors:
- the LOC128157915 gene encoding uncharacterized protein LOC128157915, with protein MSVSYLCSNDVLDVPYISFPDLLKKRAKDTPTKEICIFFDENNERSVLTCGELYDKATKFARALVQMGIKKGDIIGLSGRNVPEWLIADLGVQMAGGCSLCLPYQQKEEDCVLLFNSIGNVKLLITDPGPDGQNHHAVKSIIDKMDSWDVPGLQQVILFFPHESLPSLYNVQDLCSDEIDAALPRIDPEDIAIILMSSGTTSLPKAIPHSHHALVVLSFHFVNGFKTNNEKEVLYNDRPFFWGGGYPYWEVGSGGTRVTLKNTLHLTSMAEAAVTACGIIARENATQALLAPSMIDLILKRNINLKVQRIITGSMVVYSSSLESIGKICDEYQVVYASTELGFISTRIYTADDKASVKYKVLSCRPVPGVEIKVTDDNGLLQPVGQQGKIWIRSFKRFPGYLNHTILSESEEYFRKSGWFSLDDGGFVTDDNFLIVEGRRQEMIQVFGRQIYPVEIENVIKSKGNVIAAIVMPIKDMKTGDLVPSAAIIYRPQSEDSTESMQDYLRKEFNITTENKLLGCLYVPHVIISLKEFPLLANGKPNRRAIRQIILGIVDKKKYDCS; from the coding sequence ATGTCTGTCAGCTACTTATGTTCTAACGATGTTTTGGATGTTCCGTACATCAGTTTCCCAGACTTACTCAAGAAGAGAGCAAAGGATACTCCAACTAAAGAGATATgcattttctttgatgaaaaCAATGAAAGGTCCGTCTTAACATGCGGAGAACTTTACGACAAAGCAACAAAGTTTGCAAGAGCACTAGTTCAAATGGGAATTAAGAAAGGAGACATAATTGGACTCAGTGGAAGAAATGTTCCAGAATGGTTAATTGCTGATTTGGGAGTGCAGATGGCGGGTGGTTGCTCACTGTGCTTGCCATACCAACAAAAAGAAGAGGATTGTGTCCTATTGTTCAATAGCATTGGTAATGTAAAATTACTCATTACTGATCCAGGTCCCGATGGACAAAATCATCACGCTGTCAAAAGCATCATTGATAAAATGGATTCTTGGGATGTTCCTGGGTTACAacaagttattttatttttccctCACGAGTCTTTACCATCCCTATACAATGTTCAAGATTTGTGCTCCGATGAGATCGACGCAGCTCTTCCGAGAATTGACCCCGAGGACATTGCAATTATTCTCATGTCTTCGGGTACTACCAGCCTTCCTAAAGCAATACCGCATTCACACCATGCCCTGGTTGTTCTTTCTTTTCATTTCGTTAATGGATTCAAAACAAATAACGAAAAAGAGGTACTGTACAATGACAGGCCGTTCTTTTGGGGCGGTGGGTACCCTTATTGGGAGGTGGGTAGTGGTGGAActcgggtaacattaaaaaatacactCCATCTTACTTCGATGGCTGAAGCAGCTGTAACTGCCTGTGGTATCATAGCAAGAGAGAACGCAACACAAGCTCTTCTAGCTCCTtctatgatagatttgatattGAAGAGaaacataaatttaaaagtaCAAAGAATTATCACGGGAAGCATGGTAGTATATTCCTCAAGTTTGGAAAGTATTGGCAAAATTTGTGATGAATATCAAGTTGTATACGCTTCGACAGAATTGGGCTTTATATCGACCAGAATTTACACTGCAGACGATAAGGCTAGTGTTAAATACAAAGTCCTTAGCTGTCGACCAGTTCCTGGAGTGGAGATCAAAGTCACAGATGACAACGGATTACTTCAGCCGGTAGGTCAACAAGGCAAAATATGGATTCGgtcttttaaaagatttcctGGATATCTCAATCATACAATTTTATCTGAATCCGAGGAATATTTTAGGAAAAGCGGGTGGTTCTCACTAGATGACGGCGGTTTTGTGACAGATGATAACTTTTTGATTGTAGAGGGACGGCGTCAAGAGATGATACAAGTGTTTGGTCGACAAATATATCCTGTCGAGATTGAGAATGTTATCAAATCCAAGGGCAATGTCATCGCAGCCATTGTGATGCCAATTAAGGACATGAAAACTGGAGATTTGGTTCCCAGCGCAGCCATTATTTACCGACCACAGAGTGAGGACTCCACTGAGAGTATGCAAGACTACCTCCGAAAAGAATTCAACATAACTACAGAGAATAAGCTGCTTGGATGCTTGTATGTCCCGCATGTGATCATAagtttgaaagaatttccaCTGTTAGCAAATGGAAAGCCAAATCGTAGGGCAATTCGACAGATCATCCTTGGAATAGTTGACAAAAAGAAATACGACTGTTCATGA